Proteins encoded together in one Triticum dicoccoides isolate Atlit2015 ecotype Zavitan chromosome 7B, WEW_v2.0, whole genome shotgun sequence window:
- the LOC119335183 gene encoding transmembrane protein 230-like yields MAYVDHAFSITDEDDLVGGAAGGRPRGAPVKEIAFAAALLAFGALGVVAGLVMAAHRVGGDRSHGIFFTVLGVVMFIPGFYYTRIAYYAYKGYQGFSFANIPPI; encoded by the exons ATGGCGTACGTGGACCACGCCTTCTCCATCACCGACGAGGACGACCTGGTGGGCGGCGCGGCGGGGGGCCGGCCGCGCGGCGCGCCGGTCAAGGAGATCGCCTTCGCCGCCGCGCTCCTCGCGTTCGGCGCGCTCGGCGTCGTCGCCGGGCTCGTCATGGCCGCCCACCGCGTCGGCGGCGACCGCTCCCACG GGATTTTCTTTACAGTGTTGGGCGTAGTGATGTTCATCCCTGGATTCTACTACACGAGAATAGCGTATTATGCTTACAAAGGGTACCAGGGCTTCTCTTTTGCCAACATCCCTCCTATCTGA